Proteins encoded within one genomic window of Balaenoptera ricei isolate mBalRic1 chromosome 10, mBalRic1.hap2, whole genome shotgun sequence:
- the GPR19 gene encoding probable G-protein coupled receptor 19 isoform X2 translates to MWDTCASTGVCPAASERTKREKMNMVFAHRMDNSKPPLVVPTLLVPLQNHSCTETASPLLSRDLTELYEEHGWRSNGTDVRDRPNPGEVATASIFFGALWLFSIFGNSLVCLVIHRSRRTQSTTNYFVVSLACADLLISVAGMPFVLLQFTTGRWALGSATCKAVRYFQYLTPGVQVYVLLSICIDRFYTIVYPLSFKVSREKAKKMIAASWIFEAAFVTPVFFFYGSNWDSHCNYFLPSSWEGTAYTVIHFLVSFVIPSVLIILFYQKVIKYIWKIGTDGRTVRRTMNIVPRTKVKTIKMFLILNLLFLLSWLPFHVAQLWHPHERDYKKSSLVFTAITWISFSSSASKPTLYSIYNANFRRGMKETFCMSSMKCYRSNAYTITTSSRMAKKNYVGVSEILPTAKAVAKDSSYGSFDREAKEKKLAWPINSNPPNTFV, encoded by the coding sequence aactaagagggaaaaaatgaatatGGTTTTTGCTCACAGAATGGATAACAGCAAGCCGCCTTTGGTTGTTCCTACACTTCTGGTGCCCCTCCAAAACCACAGCTGCACAGAAACGGCCTCCCCTCTGCTGAGCCGAGACCTGACGGAGCTCTACGAGGAGCACGGCTGGAGGAGCAACGGAACAGACGTGCGCGACAGACCGAACCCCGGGGAAGTGGCCACAGCCAGCATTTTCTTTGGGGCCCTGTGGTTGTTTTCTATCTTTGGCAATTCCCTGGTGTGTTTGGTCATCCACCGGAGCAGGAGGACTCAGTCCACCACCAACTACTTCGTGGTGTCCCTGGCGTGTGCCGACCTGCTCATCAGCGTGGCCGGCATGCCTTTCGTCCTGCTGCAGTTCACCACCGGCCGGTGGGCCCTGGGCAGCGCCACGTGCAAGGCCGTGCGCTACTTTCAGTATCTCACCCCGGGCGTCCAGGTCTACGTTCTCCTCTCCATCTGCATAGACCGGTTCTACACCATCGTCTACCCTCTGAGCTTCAAGGTGTCCAGAGAAAAAGCCAAGAAGATGATTGCAGCGTCCTGGATCTTTGAGGCGGCCTTTGTGACCCCCGTGTTCTTTTTCTATGGCTCCAACTGGGACAGTCATTGTAACTATTTCCTCCCCTCCTCTTGGGAAGGAACTGCCTATACCGTCATCCATTTCTTGGTGAGCTTTGTGATTCCATCCGTCCTCATAATCTTATTTTACCAGAAGGTCAtaaaatacatttggaaaatCGGCACCGATGGTCGAACAGTGAGGCGGACGATGAACATCGTCCCGAGGACAAAAGTGAAAACTATCAAGATGTTCCTCattttaaatcttctgtttttgCTCTCCTGGCTGCCCTTTCATGTTGCTCAGCTGTGGCACCCCCATGAACGAGACTATAAGAAAAGTTCCCTTGTTTTTACAGCTATCACATGGATATCCTTTAGTTCCTCAGCCTCTAAACCTACTCTGTATTCCATTTATAATGCCAATTTTAGGAGAGGAATGAAAGAGACTTTCTGCATGTCCTCGATGAAGTGTTACCGAAGCAATGCCTACACTATCACAACCAGTTCAAGGATGGCCAAAAAAAACTATGTTGGCGTCTCAGAAATCCTCCCCACGGCCAAAGCTGTAGCCAAAGACTCAAGCTATGGTTCATTTGACAGGGAAGCCAAGGAAAAAAAGCTTGCTTGGCCCATTAATTCAAATCCGCCCAATACTTTTGTCTGA
- the CREBL2 gene encoding cAMP-responsive element-binding protein-like 2, whose translation MDDSKVVGGKVKKPGKRGRKPAKIDLKAKLERSRQSARECRARKKLRYQYLEELVSSRERAICALREELEMYKQWCMAMDQGKIPSEIKALLTGEEQNKSQQNSSRHMKTGKTDANSNSW comes from the exons GTGGTTGGAGGTAAAGTGAAGAAGCCCGGCAAACGTGGTCGAAAGCCAGCCAAAATTGACTTGAAGGCAAAGCTCGAGAGGAGCCGGCAGAGTGCAAGAGAATGCCGAGCCAGAAAAAAACTGAGATATCAGTATTTGGAAGAGTTGGTATCCAGTCGGGAAAGAGCCATTTGTGCCCTCAGAGAGGAACTGGAAATG TACAAGCAGTGGTGCATGGCAATGGACCAAGGGAAAATCCCTTCTGAAATAAAGGCCCTACTCACTGGAGAAGAGCAGAACAAATCTCAGCAGAACTCaagcaggcacatgaaaactgGGAAGACAGATGCTAACAGCAATTCCT gGTGA
- the GPR19 gene encoding probable G-protein coupled receptor 19 isoform X3 — protein sequence MNMVFAHRMDNSKPPLVVPTLLVPLQNHSCTETASPLLSRDLTELYEEHGWRSNGTDVRDRPNPGEVATASIFFGALWLFSIFGNSLVCLVIHRSRRTQSTTNYFVVSLACADLLISVAGMPFVLLQFTTGRWALGSATCKAVRYFQYLTPGVQVYVLLSICIDRFYTIVYPLSFKVSREKAKKMIAASWIFEAAFVTPVFFFYGSNWDSHCNYFLPSSWEGTAYTVIHFLVSFVIPSVLIILFYQKVIKYIWKIGTDGRTVRRTMNIVPRTKVKTIKMFLILNLLFLLSWLPFHVAQLWHPHERDYKKSSLVFTAITWISFSSSASKPTLYSIYNANFRRGMKETFCMSSMKCYRSNAYTITTSSRMAKKNYVGVSEILPTAKAVAKDSSYGSFDREAKEKKLAWPINSNPPNTFV from the coding sequence atgaatatGGTTTTTGCTCACAGAATGGATAACAGCAAGCCGCCTTTGGTTGTTCCTACACTTCTGGTGCCCCTCCAAAACCACAGCTGCACAGAAACGGCCTCCCCTCTGCTGAGCCGAGACCTGACGGAGCTCTACGAGGAGCACGGCTGGAGGAGCAACGGAACAGACGTGCGCGACAGACCGAACCCCGGGGAAGTGGCCACAGCCAGCATTTTCTTTGGGGCCCTGTGGTTGTTTTCTATCTTTGGCAATTCCCTGGTGTGTTTGGTCATCCACCGGAGCAGGAGGACTCAGTCCACCACCAACTACTTCGTGGTGTCCCTGGCGTGTGCCGACCTGCTCATCAGCGTGGCCGGCATGCCTTTCGTCCTGCTGCAGTTCACCACCGGCCGGTGGGCCCTGGGCAGCGCCACGTGCAAGGCCGTGCGCTACTTTCAGTATCTCACCCCGGGCGTCCAGGTCTACGTTCTCCTCTCCATCTGCATAGACCGGTTCTACACCATCGTCTACCCTCTGAGCTTCAAGGTGTCCAGAGAAAAAGCCAAGAAGATGATTGCAGCGTCCTGGATCTTTGAGGCGGCCTTTGTGACCCCCGTGTTCTTTTTCTATGGCTCCAACTGGGACAGTCATTGTAACTATTTCCTCCCCTCCTCTTGGGAAGGAACTGCCTATACCGTCATCCATTTCTTGGTGAGCTTTGTGATTCCATCCGTCCTCATAATCTTATTTTACCAGAAGGTCAtaaaatacatttggaaaatCGGCACCGATGGTCGAACAGTGAGGCGGACGATGAACATCGTCCCGAGGACAAAAGTGAAAACTATCAAGATGTTCCTCattttaaatcttctgtttttgCTCTCCTGGCTGCCCTTTCATGTTGCTCAGCTGTGGCACCCCCATGAACGAGACTATAAGAAAAGTTCCCTTGTTTTTACAGCTATCACATGGATATCCTTTAGTTCCTCAGCCTCTAAACCTACTCTGTATTCCATTTATAATGCCAATTTTAGGAGAGGAATGAAAGAGACTTTCTGCATGTCCTCGATGAAGTGTTACCGAAGCAATGCCTACACTATCACAACCAGTTCAAGGATGGCCAAAAAAAACTATGTTGGCGTCTCAGAAATCCTCCCCACGGCCAAAGCTGTAGCCAAAGACTCAAGCTATGGTTCATTTGACAGGGAAGCCAAGGAAAAAAAGCTTGCTTGGCCCATTAATTCAAATCCGCCCAATACTTTTGTCTGA